The Polymorphobacter megasporae genome window below encodes:
- a CDS encoding prepilin-type N-terminal cleavage/methylation domain-containing protein, which yields MTRPEPDAGFTLIEVIVALALFAIIALAGVALVDTVLGAQARTAGRLDRLGDLQRAMVVVARDFTGIADAPLTGSATGVGFDRHVDGGAIGISYRLAGDVFERIDGGRTQVVLDHVAAVRWQYYALPGGWQERWPASDAQARAWPLAVAVEVDLAGPGLSGTLRRVIDLPVRPLPPGAVAALP from the coding sequence GTGACCCGCCCGGAGCCCGACGCCGGCTTCACCCTGATCGAGGTCATCGTCGCGCTGGCGCTGTTCGCGATCATCGCGCTCGCCGGGGTCGCGCTCGTCGACACCGTCCTCGGCGCGCAGGCGCGGACCGCGGGGCGGCTCGACCGGCTCGGCGACCTGCAGCGCGCGATGGTCGTCGTCGCCCGCGACTTCACCGGGATCGCCGACGCGCCGCTGACCGGGAGCGCGACCGGCGTCGGCTTCGACCGCCACGTCGACGGCGGCGCGATCGGCATCAGCTACCGGCTCGCGGGCGACGTCTTCGAGCGGATCGACGGCGGCCGGACGCAGGTCGTCCTCGACCATGTCGCCGCGGTCCGCTGGCAGTATTACGCGCTCCCCGGCGGCTGGCAGGAGCGCTGGCCGGCGAGCGACGCGCAGGCGCGGGCGTGGCCGCTCGCGGTCGCGGTCGAGGTCGACCTCGCCGGCCCCGGCCTGAGCGGCACCCTCCGCCGGGTCATCGACCTGCCTGTCCGCCCGCTGCCGCCCGGCGCAGTGGCGGCGCTCCCTTGA
- a CDS encoding type II secretion system protein GspK, which translates to MILINVLAIVAVAVAAVMLMLGSEDPALDRAIRLREAAQALAVTRGGELSAVAALRRDMVAAPDTDNRNEAWAKVAQTPTAIEGGTFALAIADAQGRFNVNAAGGSGEPVLAAITTALRLDPDIASRIAKSIAERGRVADLGELTRAEIDPATIAKLRPYVTALPARADVNVNAASPELLGIIVGDRVGGRILADRRDRAGLLTPTDFVATGLKLPAGAGFTSDHFVVTTIVTIGGTTQTLTSLLERRPGRVPVVVAITRWRGALPG; encoded by the coding sequence TTGATCCTGATCAACGTCCTCGCGATCGTCGCGGTCGCGGTCGCGGCGGTGATGCTGATGCTCGGCAGCGAGGACCCCGCCCTCGACCGCGCGATCCGGCTGCGCGAGGCGGCACAGGCGCTCGCGGTGACGCGCGGCGGCGAGCTGTCGGCGGTTGCAGCGCTCCGCCGCGACATGGTGGCCGCGCCCGATACCGACAACCGCAACGAGGCGTGGGCGAAGGTCGCGCAAACCCCGACCGCGATCGAAGGCGGCACGTTTGCGCTCGCGATTGCCGACGCGCAGGGCCGCTTCAACGTCAACGCGGCGGGCGGGAGCGGCGAGCCGGTGCTCGCGGCGATCACCACCGCGCTGCGCCTCGACCCCGACATCGCCAGCCGCATCGCCAAATCGATCGCCGAGCGCGGGCGCGTCGCCGACCTCGGCGAACTGACCCGCGCCGAGATCGACCCGGCGACGATCGCCAAGCTCCGGCCGTACGTCACCGCGCTGCCCGCCCGCGCCGACGTCAACGTCAACGCCGCCTCCCCCGAACTGCTCGGCATCATCGTCGGCGACCGGGTCGGCGGGCGCATCCTCGCCGACCGCCGCGACCGTGCCGGGCTGCTGACCCCGACCGATTTCGTCGCGACCGGGCTCAAGCTGCCCGCCGGGGCGGGGTTCACGTCGGATCACTTCGTCGTGACGACGATCGTGACGATCGGGGGGACGACGCAGACGCTGACGAGCTTGCTCGAACGGCGACCGGGACGGGTTCCGGTGGTGGTCGCGATCACGCGCTGGCGAGGAGCGCTGCCGGGCTAA
- a CDS encoding prepilin peptidase, protein MTAPISSAYAAHAPVVLAFSPVAFAALLAVVGAVVGSFVALVSVRLPAGRPIVLARSACPGCGAVLGPIELVPLLSFAVQRGRCRRCGTAIGWRDPAVEVAAAVIGAVTALAVADPRLAVAVAVLGWALLLLALLDAEHFWLPSSVTLPLVAAGLGVTAWLAPDDLPGHVIGAAAGYLSLAGVAAAYQMIRGRAGLGGGDAKLFAASGAWLGWAALPIVLLAAALSGLVVALLLWRRGITATTRLPFGVFLAVATWIVALAGPG, encoded by the coding sequence GTGACCGCGCCCATATCCTCCGCCTACGCCGCGCATGCCCCGGTCGTGCTGGCCTTCTCGCCAGTCGCCTTCGCGGCGCTCCTCGCCGTCGTCGGCGCGGTCGTCGGCAGTTTTGTCGCCTTGGTCTCGGTGCGGCTTCCGGCGGGGCGGCCGATCGTCTTGGCGCGATCGGCGTGCCCGGGGTGCGGCGCGGTGCTCGGGCCGATCGAGCTCGTGCCGCTGCTGAGCTTCGCGGTCCAGCGCGGGCGGTGCCGCCGCTGCGGTACGGCGATCGGCTGGCGCGATCCGGCGGTCGAGGTTGCCGCGGCGGTGATCGGCGCGGTGACGGCGCTGGCGGTTGCCGATCCTCGGCTGGCGGTCGCGGTTGCGGTGCTCGGCTGGGCGCTGCTGCTGCTGGCGCTGCTTGATGCCGAGCATTTCTGGCTGCCGTCGAGCGTGACGCTTCCGCTCGTCGCCGCCGGATTGGGGGTGACGGCGTGGCTCGCCCCCGACGACCTGCCGGGCCATGTCATCGGCGCGGCGGCAGGCTATCTCAGCCTCGCCGGGGTCGCGGCCGCATACCAGATGATTCGCGGGCGCGCGGGGCTTGGAGGCGGCGACGCCAAATTGTTCGCGGCGAGCGGAGCGTGGCTGGGTTGGGCGGCGTTGCCGATCGTGCTGCTCGCGGCGGCGCTGTCGGGGCTCGTCGTCGCGTTGCTGCTGTGGCGGCGCGGGATCACCGCGACGACGCGATTGCCGTTCGGGGTGTTCCTCGCGGTGGCAACGTGGATCGTTGCGCTTGCCGGGCCGGGTTGA
- a CDS encoding sigma-70 family RNA polymerase sigma factor: protein MLAAQAGNGSAYRRLLAEVRPWLLRYYSRRLPPGSVEDAVQDTMIALHTKRHTYDPARAFGPWLAAIARYKWIDRLRAMKRSAADELPDDLAVGDHESAITSATVLHALLAELKPAQAEAIRLVKLAGLSVDDAATRTGQSPSLIKVNIHRGLARLAKRLAVEPVEGLQDGE, encoded by the coding sequence ATGCTGGCGGCGCAGGCCGGTAACGGCAGCGCGTACCGGCGGCTGCTCGCCGAGGTCCGGCCGTGGCTGCTGCGCTATTATTCGCGCCGCCTGCCGCCGGGATCGGTCGAGGACGCGGTCCAGGACACGATGATCGCGCTCCACACCAAGCGGCATACCTACGACCCCGCGCGCGCGTTCGGCCCGTGGCTCGCGGCGATCGCGCGGTATAAATGGATCGACCGGCTGCGCGCGATGAAGCGGAGCGCTGCCGACGAACTTCCCGACGACCTCGCGGTCGGCGACCACGAATCGGCGATCACCAGCGCGACCGTCCTCCACGCGCTGCTGGCCGAGTTGAAACCGGCGCAGGCCGAGGCGATCCGGCTGGTCAAGCTCGCCGGGCTCAGCGTCGACGACGCCGCGACGCGGACCGGACAGTCGCCGAGCCTGATCAAGGTCAATATCCACCGCGGCCTCGCCCGCCTCGCGAAACGGCTCGCGGTCGAGCCGGTCGAAGGACTTCAAGATGGCGAGTGA
- a CDS encoding NrsF family protein, whose product MASDLHDPLIDRLTADLQPVRRRLARRDAAILLVLIVVEVAVYVWIRGMRADMPLAMGRMAFWWKAASLCILAAIGAATALAAFDPTRSPRRGLRGFAVAAAVAIAIGWGIDAASHGSAELIARLDWREGLRCVFAVVVLSLPALLALGILMRRGAPTDPGGTASAVGLTAAAWGGAVFVVACPHDDPLYVALWFSVAIAIVAWAARLILPRLTRW is encoded by the coding sequence ATGGCGAGTGACCTGCATGACCCGCTGATCGACCGGCTCACGGCCGACCTCCAGCCGGTGCGGCGGCGGCTGGCGCGGCGCGACGCGGCGATCCTCCTCGTGCTGATCGTCGTCGAAGTGGCAGTCTACGTCTGGATCCGCGGGATGCGCGCCGACATGCCGCTGGCGATGGGGCGGATGGCGTTCTGGTGGAAGGCGGCAAGCCTGTGCATCCTCGCCGCGATCGGCGCTGCGACCGCGCTCGCCGCCTTCGACCCGACCCGGTCGCCGCGCCGGGGCCTGCGCGGCTTCGCGGTCGCGGCGGCGGTGGCGATCGCCATCGGCTGGGGCATCGACGCAGCGAGCCACGGCAGCGCCGAACTGATCGCGCGGCTCGACTGGCGCGAGGGGCTGCGCTGCGTCTTCGCGGTCGTCGTCCTCAGCCTGCCCGCTTTGCTCGCACTCGGGATCCTGATGCGCCGCGGCGCACCGACCGACCCCGGCGGGACCGCGTCGGCGGTCGGGCTGACCGCCGCGGCATGGGGCGGCGCGGTGTTCGTCGTCGCCTGCCCGCACGACGATCCGCTGTACGTCGCTCTGTGGTTCTCGGTGGCAATCGCGATCGTCGCGTGGGCCGCACGGCTGATCCTGCCGCGGCTGACGCGGTGGTAG
- a CDS encoding DUF2827 family protein, with protein sequence MKHEAASARAGGYSIGITIFINKDGELGLYENGLRQNVVFLYQLFAAAPGCRRVHLLNHGDGEFVGWPPDLGMDGVPVVRTATVADDLDVIVIIGASIEADELKALRARGIRVVGYKGGNGAVISLEAITASPVRGDAERYFDIDCYDVLWMTPQHLHTYAGWCRTLYRVPVEPVPQVWAPTFIDNRAVKLGDRFGYRPAAAGWRIGIMEPNITVMKTSHMAMLVCEAAWRGEPDAVREVYVSNTAKHREQPHFLSFASALRATKAGVMSFEPRFVSADFLANYCDAVVTHHWQNGLNYLYYEVLHGGYPLVHNSEFLRDYGYYYPDFAADVGGEVLLAAFHSHDANLANYRAANAGLVARLAPDEPVNVGLHERLVEQVLAAPPRN encoded by the coding sequence GTGAAGCACGAAGCGGCCAGCGCCCGGGCTGGCGGCTACTCGATTGGCATCACGATCTTCATCAACAAGGACGGCGAACTCGGCCTTTACGAAAACGGCCTGCGCCAGAACGTCGTGTTCCTCTATCAGCTGTTCGCCGCCGCGCCGGGGTGCCGCCGGGTCCATCTGCTCAACCACGGCGACGGCGAGTTCGTCGGCTGGCCGCCCGACCTCGGCATGGACGGGGTCCCGGTCGTCCGCACCGCGACGGTCGCCGACGACCTCGACGTCATCGTCATCATCGGCGCGAGCATCGAGGCCGACGAGCTCAAGGCGTTGCGCGCACGCGGCATCCGCGTCGTCGGCTATAAGGGCGGCAATGGCGCGGTGATCTCACTCGAGGCGATCACCGCGAGCCCGGTCCGTGGCGACGCGGAGCGGTATTTCGACATCGATTGCTACGACGTCTTGTGGATGACGCCGCAGCATCTTCACACCTATGCCGGCTGGTGCCGGACGCTCTACCGGGTCCCGGTCGAGCCGGTGCCGCAGGTTTGGGCACCGACCTTCATCGACAATCGTGCGGTCAAGCTCGGAGACCGCTTCGGCTACCGCCCGGCGGCGGCAGGGTGGCGGATCGGCATCATGGAGCCGAACATTACGGTCATGAAAACCAGCCACATGGCGATGCTGGTGTGCGAGGCGGCGTGGCGGGGAGAGCCCGATGCGGTCCGCGAAGTCTATGTCTCGAATACCGCCAAGCACCGCGAGCAGCCGCATTTTCTCAGCTTCGCGAGTGCCTTGCGCGCGACCAAGGCCGGGGTGATGAGCTTCGAGCCGCGCTTCGTCTCGGCCGACTTCCTCGCCAATTATTGCGACGCGGTGGTTACGCATCACTGGCAGAACGGGCTCAATTATCTGTATTACGAAGTTCTACATGGCGGCTATCCGCTCGTGCACAACTCCGAATTTCTGCGTGATTACGGCTATTATTACCCCGACTTTGCGGCCGATGTCGGGGGCGAGGTCCTGCTCGCGGCGTTCCATTCGCACGACGCCAATCTCGCGAACTACCGGGCGGCGAACGCGGGGCTGGTCGCCCGGCTCGCGCCCGACGAGCCGGTGAACGTCGGGCTCCACGAACGGCTGGTCGAACAGGTTCTCGCAGCCCCGCCGCGTAACTGA
- a CDS encoding DUF2827 family protein, producing the protein MTLRIGVTFSRPSNDPTDLLWSSGIGQNSVLLVLLLQRLAGVTEVVVVDCSGKPAPHPLAAWCGVPTATAEDAADRLDLIIECGMRAPAEAMHRFRDRGGRLVSYMAGNSMAMNFEALASAMPHGETVSAVPFDAVSITPQHWTMNRASCLLTRSAVVEQVPHIWEPIFVEARARAAGFNPFYKADRDSDAFRVGILEPNVNVLKTFHLPLLACEEAFRLDPDAIDHVLLFNTSGIKLVPHFLELTSSLDLFRAGKLFSEGRMPIAEVLHRHVDAVVVHQWQNDLNYLYWDVLWSGHPLIHNSPSIDGVGYAYASFDPADGGRALVDATRTHRGRAAAARAKALEFLDRFSIDSPVVRARHEDLIAGVMA; encoded by the coding sequence ATGACCCTTCGGATCGGCGTTACCTTCAGTCGACCGAGCAATGACCCGACCGACCTGTTGTGGTCGTCGGGGATCGGGCAGAACAGCGTCCTGCTCGTTTTACTACTCCAGCGGCTTGCGGGGGTGACCGAGGTCGTCGTCGTCGATTGCTCGGGCAAACCCGCCCCGCATCCGCTTGCCGCGTGGTGCGGTGTCCCGACCGCGACCGCCGAAGATGCCGCCGACCGGCTCGACCTGATTATCGAATGCGGCATGCGCGCGCCGGCCGAGGCGATGCATCGTTTCCGCGACCGCGGCGGACGGCTCGTCTCGTACATGGCGGGTAATTCGATGGCGATGAACTTCGAAGCGCTGGCGAGCGCGATGCCTCACGGCGAGACCGTCTCGGCGGTGCCGTTCGACGCGGTCTCGATCACGCCGCAGCACTGGACGATGAACCGCGCGAGCTGCCTGCTGACGCGGTCGGCGGTGGTCGAGCAGGTCCCGCACATCTGGGAGCCGATCTTCGTCGAGGCGCGCGCGCGGGCAGCGGGGTTCAACCCGTTCTACAAGGCCGACCGCGACAGCGATGCGTTTCGCGTCGGCATCCTCGAGCCCAACGTCAACGTCCTCAAGACCTTCCATCTGCCGCTGCTCGCCTGCGAGGAAGCATTCCGGCTCGATCCCGATGCGATCGACCATGTCCTGCTGTTCAACACCAGCGGCATCAAGCTCGTCCCGCATTTCCTCGAACTGACGAGCTCGCTCGACCTGTTCCGAGCGGGCAAACTGTTCTCCGAGGGCCGGATGCCGATCGCCGAGGTGCTCCATCGCCATGTCGACGCGGTCGTCGTCCATCAATGGCAGAACGACCTCAACTATCTTTACTGGGACGTGCTGTGGAGCGGACACCCGCTGATCCACAACTCGCCGTCGATCGACGGCGTCGGTTACGCCTATGCGTCGTTCGACCCGGCCGACGGCGGTCGGGCGCTGGTCGATGCGACGCGCACGCATCGCGGCCGCGCCGCCGCCGCACGTGCCAAGGCGCTCGAGTTCCTCGACCGCTTCAGCATCGACTCGCCCGTCGTGCGCGCGCGGCACGAAGACCTGATCGCTGGAGTAATGGCATGA
- a CDS encoding beta strand repeat-containing protein, producing MQASTAVASGTVFYDGVSGTANGASTGTGTSVAGGANASAAFNTSTVIGANAHGNATGTSAFGSSAIAGVANSTAIGINANVSAGPGALPSSPGNTALGANTTFSATDVANLSTAANLGLKFGTTTVGAFANNTATAGVSIGSSTGTVFANRLTGVSAGRVDVGSTDAVNGDQLLSVGNALQTNIDTNAASIGTLGGTVTANTAALNFASNSLTQRAVADEGTTTAVSNSLSTRVGSTETSITNTGTSLTFASNSLSARATADETNITNNATSLTNASNSLSTRATANDTTVTNNATSLTNSSNSLSARATANETNISNNATSLTNASNSLSTRATTNETTVSNNATSLNNASNSLSARATADETSISNNATSLSNASTSLSSRIGASETTVANNATSLGNASNSLSARATADEATTTNNATSLTNSASSLTTRATAADAATTSLNTVTTNNATSLTTASNSLSARATADEATTASNASSLTTRATAADVATTSLNTVTTNNATSLTTASNSLSARATADETTTANNATSLTNAATSLTTRATAADAATTSLNTVTTNNATSLAAASNSLSARATADETNIANNATSLTNASNSLTTRISATDANLATASTSLNARANATDSNLAAASTSLSNRATLGEAATASTTAALTNASNSLSARVSGTETAIATTSTALSAASNSLSSRIDANESAANVSTTSLNSRVTAAEGVTTANATSLTNASNSLTTRISATDDNLAAASTSLNTRANSTDANLTAASTSLSERLTDAEAIATQNATSMTNSSNSLSTRAALGETTTTDNYTSLWSASNSLTTRATAGEAVTTANAVSMTISSNSLSARATATETNLSDASNSLSGRALIDETNLTSASNSLTTRATADETNLTTVSDSLSSRATVDETNLTAASNSLTTRISTSEVTVANVSTSVTNISSSVVTNTANITALTNGTLGVVETNNTSGLAFPTASGANALAIGYGSVGSGDGSFAAGTGASATGLESTAIGRNAVAQGGSAVSIGSRNVATGNGAVAIGDPNTATGTGAVAIGANNTAIGQGAVALGNASVATGQSAVAIGDTAVAANAGAIAIGQSSSATLAGSVAIGQNAVSTGARSVAIGLGSNDGGAANVFAVGGTATGTQRRVVNVAPGTVAAGSTDATNGGQFYVLQTSVDTRFASIGVTGAGFASNGIALGVGSSAAANATAYGVNSNASGTASFAGGYGATAAGSNSVALGSSASVSSTGVGSVAIGSGSVATAPNTVSFGSPGNERRLTNIAPGILTTDAATIGQLNSVHNDERRARGGVAMALAAATVNVPLEPGEMGLVGGVGYFRGETSLNLKYQARPGTNWIVGASVGVNTRAGDVGAAAGIGYKW from the coding sequence ATGCAGGCGTCAACCGCCGTCGCGTCGGGCACCGTTTTCTATGACGGGGTGAGCGGCACCGCAAACGGTGCATCGACCGGTACCGGAACGAGCGTCGCCGGTGGAGCCAACGCCTCAGCCGCCTTCAACACGTCGACTGTGATCGGCGCCAACGCCCATGGAAACGCGACCGGCACTTCGGCGTTCGGCTCTTCCGCCATCGCCGGTGTCGCCAACAGCACGGCGATCGGCATCAATGCCAACGTCAGTGCCGGACCGGGCGCGCTCCCCAGCAGCCCAGGCAACACCGCTCTCGGCGCAAATACGACGTTCAGCGCGACCGATGTGGCCAATCTTAGCACCGCTGCGAACCTCGGCCTGAAATTCGGTACGACGACTGTAGGTGCGTTCGCCAACAACACAGCCACCGCAGGCGTCTCGATCGGCTCGTCGACCGGTACCGTCTTCGCCAACCGTCTAACGGGTGTCTCCGCTGGTCGTGTCGACGTTGGTTCGACCGACGCCGTCAACGGCGACCAGCTCCTCAGCGTCGGCAATGCGCTCCAGACCAACATCGACACCAACGCGGCGTCGATCGGTACGCTTGGCGGGACGGTCACGGCCAACACCGCGGCACTCAACTTCGCATCGAACTCGCTGACGCAACGCGCGGTCGCCGACGAGGGCACGACAACGGCCGTGTCGAACTCGCTGTCGACCCGGGTCGGTTCGACCGAGACGTCGATCACCAACACCGGCACGTCGCTGACCTTCGCCTCGAACTCACTATCGGCCCGCGCGACGGCCGACGAAACCAACATCACCAACAATGCGACGTCGCTGACGAACGCCTCGAACTCGCTGTCGACGCGCGCCACCGCCAACGACACGACGGTCACGAACAACGCGACGTCGCTGACCAATTCGTCGAACTCGCTGTCCGCCCGCGCGACGGCTAACGAGACCAACATCTCGAACAATGCGACGTCGCTGACCAATGCGTCGAACTCGCTGTCGACGCGCGCCACGACCAACGAAACGACAGTGTCGAACAATGCCACGTCGTTGAACAACGCGTCGAACTCGCTGTCTGCCCGCGCAACCGCCGACGAGACCAGTATTTCGAACAACGCGACCTCGTTGAGCAACGCATCGACCTCGCTGTCGTCGCGCATCGGGGCATCGGAGACGACCGTCGCGAACAACGCAACGTCGCTCGGTAACGCCTCGAACTCACTGTCGGCGCGCGCCACCGCCGATGAGGCGACGACCACGAACAATGCGACGTCGCTGACCAACTCGGCATCTTCGCTGACGACGCGTGCGACCGCCGCCGACGCTGCGACGACGTCGCTCAATACGGTGACGACGAACAATGCGACGTCGTTGACGACCGCGTCGAACTCGCTATCGGCCCGCGCCACCGCCGATGAGGCAACGACCGCAAGCAACGCGTCTTCGCTGACCACGCGTGCGACCGCCGCCGACGTCGCGACGACGTCGCTCAATACGGTGACGACGAACAATGCGACGTCGTTGACGACCGCGTCGAACTCGCTGTCGGCCCGCGCCACTGCCGATGAGACAACGACCGCAAACAATGCGACGTCGCTGACCAATGCGGCGACTTCACTGACGACCCGTGCCACCGCCGCCGATGCCGCGACGACCTCGCTCAACACCGTAACGACGAACAACGCGACATCGCTGGCGGCCGCGTCAAACTCGCTGTCGGCACGTGCCACGGCCGATGAGACGAACATCGCCAACAACGCGACGTCGCTGACGAACGCCTCGAACTCGCTGACGACGCGGATCAGCGCAACCGACGCTAACCTCGCAACTGCCTCGACGTCGCTCAATGCGCGGGCCAATGCGACCGACAGCAACCTCGCGGCGGCCTCGACCTCGCTGTCGAACCGGGCGACCCTCGGCGAAGCGGCGACTGCCTCGACCACGGCGGCGCTGACGAACGCCTCGAATTCGCTTTCGGCGCGAGTGAGCGGCACGGAGACGGCAATCGCAACGACGTCGACCGCGCTGAGCGCCGCGTCGAATTCGCTGAGCAGCCGGATCGACGCCAACGAATCGGCGGCCAATGTTTCGACGACGTCACTCAACTCGCGCGTCACTGCAGCAGAAGGTGTCACCACCGCCAATGCGACGTCGCTGACCAACGCCTCGAACTCGCTGACGACGCGGATCAGTGCGACCGACGACAACCTCGCCGCCGCCTCGACCTCGCTCAATACGCGGGCTAATTCGACCGACGCCAATCTGACGGCAGCCTCGACCTCGCTTTCGGAGCGGTTGACCGACGCGGAAGCCATTGCGACGCAAAATGCGACGTCGATGACCAATTCGTCGAACTCGCTGTCGACCCGGGCGGCGCTCGGTGAGACGACGACGACCGACAACTACACGTCATTGTGGAGCGCTTCAAACTCGCTGACGACCCGTGCGACTGCCGGCGAGGCTGTAACCACCGCGAACGCCGTGTCGATGACCATCTCGTCGAACTCGCTGTCGGCGCGCGCAACGGCCACCGAAACTAACCTTTCGGATGCGTCGAACTCACTCTCCGGCCGCGCCCTCATCGACGAGACGAACCTGACGAGCGCGTCGAACTCACTGACGACTCGCGCGACCGCCGACGAGACCAACCTGACGACCGTGTCGGACTCACTGTCGAGCCGCGCGACCGTCGATGAGACCAACCTGACGGCAGCCTCGAACTCGCTGACGACGCGGATTTCGACAAGCGAAGTCACGGTGGCCAATGTCAGCACGTCGGTGACGAACATTTCGTCGTCGGTCGTGACCAACACCGCCAACATCACCGCGCTGACCAACGGGACGCTCGGCGTCGTCGAAACCAACAACACGAGTGGCCTTGCCTTCCCGACCGCATCCGGCGCCAATGCGTTGGCGATCGGTTATGGATCGGTCGGCAGCGGCGACGGGTCGTTCGCGGCGGGAACGGGTGCCTCCGCAACCGGGCTCGAATCGACTGCGATCGGTCGGAACGCAGTCGCCCAGGGCGGCTCAGCGGTCTCGATCGGCTCGCGTAACGTCGCCACCGGCAACGGCGCGGTCGCGATCGGTGACCCGAACACCGCCACCGGCACCGGTGCGGTTGCCATCGGTGCCAACAACACCGCGATCGGCCAGGGCGCAGTCGCCCTCGGTAACGCGAGCGTCGCCACCGGCCAGAGTGCGGTCGCGATCGGGGATACTGCCGTTGCGGCGAATGCTGGGGCAATCGCGATCGGCCAGAGTTCGAGCGCGACGCTCGCTGGATCGGTTGCGATCGGGCAAAATGCCGTCTCGACCGGCGCACGCTCGGTGGCGATCGGTTTGGGGTCGAACGACGGCGGTGCCGCCAATGTCTTCGCGGTAGGCGGCACGGCCACCGGCACGCAACGCCGCGTCGTCAATGTCGCTCCGGGTACGGTCGCGGCTGGGTCGACCGACGCCACCAACGGCGGCCAGTTCTATGTGCTGCAGACGAGCGTCGACACGCGCTTCGCCTCGATCGGCGTTACCGGGGCCGGCTTTGCCAGCAACGGCATCGCACTCGGGGTCGGGTCGAGTGCCGCCGCGAACGCCACCGCCTACGGTGTCAACAGCAATGCATCGGGCACCGCCTCGTTCGCCGGGGGCTACGGCGCCACCGCGGCGGGATCGAACTCGGTCGCGCTCGGCAGCAGCGCTTCTGTCTCCTCGACCGGGGTCGGGTCGGTCGCGATCGGCTCGGGTTCGGTTGCCACCGCGCCGAACACCGTCTCGTTCGGCTCGCCGGGTAACGAGCGTCGCCTGACCAACATCGCACCGGGTATCCTGACCACCGATGCGGCGACGATCGGCCAGTTGAACTCGGTCCATAACGACGAGCGGCGCGCGCGCGGCGGTGTGGCGATGGCGCTGGCGGCCGCGACGGTCAACGTCCCGCTCGAGCCGGGCGAAATGGGCCTTGTCGGCGGCGTCGGCTACTTCCGCGGCGAGACTTCGCTCAACCTCAAGTACCAGGCGCGTCCGGGTACCAACTGGATCGTCGGTGCCTCGGTCGGCGTGAATACCCGCGCGGGCGACGTCGGAGCCGCGGCGGGCATCGGCTACAAGTGGTAG
- a CDS encoding CHAP domain-containing protein: MIGSIILALGIFVSVSATAAPVQCVTFARAFSGIDLHGNAATWWGQANGKYEQGSAPRVGGVLVFKATGAMRVGHVATVSAIVSSREIRVTHANWSPVDGHRGQVETDVAVVDTSAAGDWSQVRVWYGPIGDLGRRDYPVYGFIYGDHAPAGVTAPATAFAVAAVDAMPIQLAGL; encoded by the coding sequence ATGATCGGTTCCATAATCCTCGCACTGGGCATCTTTGTGAGCGTGTCCGCGACCGCCGCACCTGTGCAATGCGTGACCTTCGCCCGCGCGTTCTCGGGCATCGACCTGCACGGCAACGCCGCGACATGGTGGGGGCAGGCGAACGGCAAGTATGAGCAAGGCAGCGCTCCGCGAGTCGGCGGCGTACTCGTGTTCAAGGCGACCGGCGCGATGCGGGTCGGCCATGTCGCCACCGTCAGCGCGATCGTCTCGTCGCGCGAAATTCGCGTCACGCACGCCAACTGGTCGCCGGTCGACGGCCATCGCGGCCAGGTCGAGACCGATGTCGCCGTCGTCGACACCTCGGCGGCGGGCGACTGGAGCCAGGTGCGCGTCTGGTATGGCCCGATCGGCGATCTCGGACGACGCGACTATCCGGTTTACGGCTTCATCTACGGCGACCATGCACCGGCGGGCGTCACGGCTCCCGCGACCGCATTTGCGGTTGCTGCGGTCGATGCGATGCCGATCCAGCTGGCCGGGCTCTGA